The following coding sequences are from one Luteolibacter yonseiensis window:
- a CDS encoding glycosyltransferase family 2 protein, which translates to MSENHTATVDILIRFKNSAATLPRVIEHLENQTYPPTNIIGVDTGSTDGSAEIIRRAGGTVVSWDAPYSHPKVLNFGLGYCRSELVVVLSSHTVLLSPDTIERMVAVMANPAMACVSAKWDDDPYYSDAISWDEMRAKGLKVGSIYSNSMGMLRHSFWQATPFDETMEGSEDYAWAISQLRLGHLCGRMDFPFDYLRSSNDRHHELARSAFLIARRNGLRPAWLGARCTFQNLIKAVLSGDKEARSLHGERLRAWWDVRRGR; encoded by the coding sequence ATGAGCGAGAACCACACGGCAACGGTTGACATCCTGATCCGGTTTAAAAACTCCGCGGCAACGCTTCCACGGGTGATTGAACATCTTGAAAACCAGACGTATCCACCCACCAACATCATCGGAGTCGACACAGGTTCCACCGATGGTTCGGCGGAAATCATCCGCCGGGCGGGAGGAACGGTGGTTTCCTGGGATGCGCCATACAGTCACCCCAAGGTCCTGAATTTCGGCCTCGGGTACTGCCGTTCGGAGCTGGTTGTCGTCCTCAGCTCGCACACGGTCCTGCTGTCGCCGGATACGATTGAAAGGATGGTCGCGGTGATGGCCAATCCGGCCATGGCCTGTGTGAGCGCCAAATGGGATGACGATCCTTACTACAGCGATGCGATTTCGTGGGACGAGATGCGGGCGAAGGGGCTGAAGGTTGGATCCATCTATTCCAACAGCATGGGAATGCTGCGTCACTCCTTCTGGCAGGCGACCCCGTTTGACGAGACGATGGAGGGATCCGAAGATTATGCGTGGGCCATCAGCCAACTGCGCCTGGGTCACCTGTGCGGAAGAATGGATTTCCCTTTCGACTATCTCCGTTCCAGCAACGACCGGCATCACGAGCTTGCCCGCAGCGCGTTTCTGATCGCCCGCAGGAATGGACTGCGTCCCGCCTGGCTAGGCGCGCGCTGCACGTTCCAGAACCTCATCAAGGCAGTTCTTTCAGGTGACAAGGAGGCCCGTTCACTCCACGGCGAACGGCTGCGGGCGTGGTGGGATGTGCGCCGGGGAAGGTGA
- a CDS encoding glycosyltransferase family 4 protein gives MSILFYDDSPVFGGHEVMSLLGLEAVLADSPHHVRFLASSANEKLCEKVTALTARHPQLVLEKVDWQSSKLEALRNRLQPSRVTKLAARFREINPSLVVAIQGNIEHSSLSLLAARRAGIRCASYIPVPHSNAEMGAKLGALRDFFCSHVFKLPDSFITITDEMARLLKAQGATVPIHIVYNGVDTTRFHPGDASAACDELGLPPDKTRIGVIGRIEFRQKQQHLLVEAVSADASLVRTCHLVFAGDGPDREELKTMLRQRGVDGTVLPWCDPARLYQALDALAIPSRYEGLPLVMLEALSSGTTVLGSDRDGMKDLLPADRRFEPNSTSALTAAINRFIANGKSSPPPSLVARVRETMSLTSFSRDFSKTVFSLMP, from the coding sequence ATGAGCATCCTCTTCTATGACGACAGTCCTGTTTTCGGCGGCCATGAGGTGATGAGCCTTCTCGGCCTCGAGGCGGTATTGGCGGATTCTCCCCATCACGTCCGTTTCCTCGCCAGTTCGGCAAATGAAAAGCTCTGCGAAAAGGTCACGGCCCTGACCGCCCGGCATCCGCAGCTTGTTTTGGAAAAGGTCGATTGGCAGTCCTCCAAGCTTGAGGCGCTGCGCAACCGGCTCCAGCCCTCGCGTGTCACGAAACTGGCGGCCAGATTCCGGGAGATCAATCCCTCGCTGGTGGTCGCCATCCAGGGAAACATCGAACATTCGTCGCTCTCCCTGCTTGCCGCACGCCGGGCGGGAATCAGATGCGCGAGCTACATCCCCGTGCCCCACTCGAATGCGGAAATGGGTGCGAAGCTCGGGGCGCTGAGGGATTTTTTCTGTTCCCATGTATTCAAGCTTCCCGATTCGTTCATCACCATCACCGATGAAATGGCCAGGCTTCTGAAAGCTCAGGGAGCCACCGTCCCGATCCATATCGTTTATAACGGAGTCGATACCACGCGCTTCCACCCGGGTGACGCATCGGCCGCCTGTGACGAACTCGGACTGCCACCAGACAAGACCCGCATCGGAGTCATCGGGCGGATCGAATTCCGCCAGAAGCAGCAGCACCTTCTCGTCGAAGCCGTCTCGGCGGACGCATCGCTCGTCCGGACCTGCCATCTCGTCTTCGCGGGGGATGGTCCGGATCGGGAGGAATTGAAAACCATGCTCCGGCAGCGCGGCGTCGATGGAACCGTCCTGCCGTGGTGTGATCCGGCACGGCTGTATCAGGCGCTGGACGCCTTGGCCATTCCCTCCCGCTACGAAGGACTGCCCCTCGTCATGCTTGAGGCCCTGTCCTCCGGCACCACGGTCCTGGGAAGCGACCGTGATGGAATGAAGGACCTGCTGCCGGCGGATCGCCGCTTCGAACCGAACAGCACCAGCGCGCTGACCGCCGCCATCAACCGCTTCATCGCCAACGGAAAATCCTCCCCTCCGCCGTCGCTCGTGGCCAGGGTCCGCGAGACCATGTCTCTGACCTCGTTCAGCCGTGATTTCTCCAAGACCGTTTTTTCCCTGATGCCGTGA
- a CDS encoding polysaccharide biosynthesis/export family protein, translating into MKRVFSVALLHLMSLGVTMGGDTGSPEPSAPPSAPEAPAGKGNAPGNMAKLSPISWRTRYELGPGDVINFALFGRPELDRPGFRIAPDGTISFLQAQNIKVAGLTIDEARLAIEQGLTSNFRSPRVIITPQEIASKRFTIMGKVLDRGIVTLERPITLVEAIANAGGIETGLYEQNTVELADLDRSFVSRNGQQLKINFKQLLRDGDMSQNVEIEPNDFIYLASTISNSYYVLGAVGNPGVQGLTADASVVSAVSRRSGFTDRAWTDRVLVVRGSFSQPQTFVVSVKDILAAKIPDFKLQPKDIVYVADRPWATAEDIMKLAFAAFVSSATTNWVDLNVDPIIKN; encoded by the coding sequence ATGAAACGCGTGTTTTCAGTCGCCCTGCTCCATCTCATGTCCTTGGGCGTGACGATGGGAGGAGATACGGGATCGCCCGAGCCCTCCGCTCCCCCTTCCGCTCCCGAGGCACCCGCAGGGAAAGGCAACGCTCCCGGAAACATGGCGAAACTCTCTCCCATTTCATGGCGGACCCGCTACGAACTCGGGCCGGGAGATGTGATCAATTTCGCGCTTTTCGGCCGTCCGGAACTGGATCGCCCTGGCTTCCGGATCGCACCGGATGGCACGATCAGCTTCCTGCAGGCACAGAACATCAAGGTCGCCGGCCTCACCATCGACGAAGCCCGCCTCGCCATCGAGCAGGGACTCACATCGAACTTCCGCTCTCCCCGGGTGATCATCACCCCGCAGGAAATCGCCTCCAAGCGCTTCACCATCATGGGCAAGGTCCTCGACCGGGGGATCGTCACCTTGGAACGCCCGATCACCCTGGTGGAAGCCATCGCGAACGCCGGCGGCATCGAAACCGGACTGTACGAGCAAAACACCGTGGAACTCGCGGACCTGGACCGCTCGTTCGTTTCGAGGAACGGCCAGCAGTTGAAGATCAATTTCAAGCAGTTGCTCAGGGATGGGGACATGAGCCAGAACGTGGAGATCGAGCCGAACGACTTCATCTACCTCGCCTCCACCATTTCCAACAGCTATTACGTGCTGGGGGCCGTTGGAAACCCCGGCGTCCAGGGGCTCACCGCGGACGCCTCCGTGGTATCCGCCGTCTCCCGCCGCAGTGGCTTCACCGACCGGGCCTGGACGGACAGGGTTCTGGTCGTCAGGGGCAGTTTCAGCCAACCACAGACCTTCGTCGTCAGTGTGAAGGACATTCTCGCGGCGAAGATTCCCGACTTCAAGCTGCAGCCCAAGGACATCGTCTATGTCGCCGACCGCCCGTGGGCCACGGCGGAGGACATCATGAAACTCGCTTTCGCCGCGTTCGTATCGAGTGCTACGACCAACTGGGTCGATCTCAACGTGGACCCGATCATCAAAAATTAG
- a CDS encoding glycosyltransferase family 4 protein has translation MKILVISNLYPPHEIGGYEIICRDVVEQLTKTGHELRVLTSDHRIANRPEFAQPHVSRRLKIHGFFGHPWLPIHRLFKEIEAPNHRAVREEIAAFRPDVVYVWNLGGISKSILHTLRASAIPVTFFVSDHWIARSLAADVWLGWWNTPGTFSRTFLRGILTALGIRKRLDLAAPTAPTSTLRFENISFCSAFLRDLTAAKGWPVAHAEVIHTATETSVFTVKTDHSRFEKLLWVGRLSADKDPLTAIRAVAAAHRAGMTFLTLDIFGNGDAPYLAEIDEEIRKLGLTDHIHRRTALASEMRGLYSQYDALLFTSNWGEPFAITPLEAMASGLPVITSLDGGQVELARHGVNCLVAEAANPDLYATSLAELGASPELRASISTTGLEEVRNRLDIAPITRQIEALLLKARNA, from the coding sequence ATGAAAATCCTCGTCATCTCCAACCTCTACCCGCCCCACGAAATCGGCGGCTACGAAATCATCTGCCGGGATGTGGTGGAGCAACTGACGAAAACCGGTCACGAACTGCGGGTGCTCACCTCGGACCACCGGATCGCGAACCGCCCGGAGTTCGCCCAGCCGCACGTTTCGAGACGCCTGAAAATCCATGGTTTTTTCGGCCATCCCTGGTTGCCGATCCACCGGCTGTTCAAGGAGATCGAAGCACCGAACCACCGGGCGGTGCGCGAGGAAATTGCGGCATTCCGCCCGGACGTGGTCTATGTGTGGAACCTCGGCGGGATCTCCAAATCCATCCTCCACACGCTGAGGGCATCGGCCATTCCCGTGACTTTTTTCGTTTCCGACCATTGGATCGCCCGCAGCCTTGCGGCCGATGTCTGGCTCGGTTGGTGGAACACGCCTGGCACGTTCTCGCGGACATTCCTGCGCGGCATCCTCACCGCGCTGGGGATCAGAAAACGTCTCGATCTCGCGGCCCCCACCGCCCCCACAAGCACCCTGCGTTTTGAAAACATCTCGTTCTGCAGCGCTTTCCTGCGGGATCTCACCGCGGCGAAGGGATGGCCAGTGGCTCATGCGGAAGTGATCCATACCGCGACGGAAACCTCGGTGTTCACCGTAAAGACCGACCACTCGCGTTTTGAAAAGCTTCTGTGGGTTGGCAGGCTCTCCGCGGACAAGGATCCCCTTACCGCCATTCGTGCGGTAGCGGCAGCCCACCGCGCCGGGATGACTTTCCTCACGCTGGACATTTTCGGCAACGGTGACGCCCCTTATCTGGCGGAAATCGACGAGGAAATCCGCAAGCTGGGTTTGACGGACCACATCCACCGGCGCACGGCCCTGGCCTCCGAGATGCGCGGGCTTTACTCGCAATACGACGCACTGCTCTTCACCTCGAACTGGGGAGAGCCCTTCGCCATCACTCCGCTCGAAGCCATGGCATCCGGGCTTCCTGTCATCACTTCGCTGGATGGCGGACAGGTCGAATTGGCGCGCCACGGCGTCAACTGCCTCGTCGCCGAAGCGGCGAATCCCGACCTTTACGCGACCAGCCTCGCCGAACTCGGAGCGTCGCCCGAACTCCGCGCATCCATTTCCACCACCGGTCTGGAGGAAGTACGCAACCGGCTGGACATCGCCCCCATCACCCGCCAGATCGAGGCATTGCTTCTCAAGGCCCGCAACGCATGA
- a CDS encoding O-antigen ligase family protein — MDVLKTIIKVLVIAFVYLGLGPLLGMYLNGKDFARRVTLGFMAWWLVRPPSDFTLMLYSIDSYRGHARGFEFNFIEAIGIGLALGALLEKRKDFTFLPPAMWAWGLWVAVCMMSIPNAMNPLYAAMPAFKFAKMAFVFLGVFAAIHDERDVKAVMRGFAIALILQMLVCLWNRYVLGGFRVMGWFEHQNPMSMWSYMLAFPILGLAISKETSMRDVVLCFCAFASAGLVVVLSVSRASLAAFAIGSVIVMLGSFVQGITGRRVTLSIIGALGGMVVMAIAADTFMARMGVDSSPQNDLRWALNEQSAALLRDRPLVGVGWNNFGLANSRPLGVKYSEILEQWERERGRSIYTKNFMRNPLTESLYWLLLAETGLLGFSAFMIFILVTLWHGLRATICFWRTPLGLFFFGMLVALTITYFHGQVERVLTQTKNLTTWIMFCGILSRAEWWRRREKARAKALQNS, encoded by the coding sequence ATGGATGTCTTGAAGACGATCATCAAGGTGTTGGTAATCGCCTTCGTTTATCTCGGGCTGGGCCCCCTGTTGGGTATGTATCTCAACGGCAAGGACTTTGCCAGAAGGGTCACCCTTGGTTTCATGGCATGGTGGCTGGTTCGCCCGCCATCGGACTTCACGCTGATGTTGTATTCCATCGACAGCTACCGGGGACATGCCAGAGGATTTGAGTTCAATTTCATCGAAGCGATCGGCATCGGTCTGGCATTGGGAGCGCTGCTTGAAAAACGCAAGGATTTCACGTTCCTGCCGCCAGCCATGTGGGCTTGGGGGCTCTGGGTGGCGGTGTGCATGATGTCGATTCCCAACGCGATGAATCCCCTGTATGCGGCGATGCCGGCCTTCAAGTTCGCGAAGATGGCGTTCGTTTTCCTCGGTGTGTTCGCGGCCATTCATGACGAACGTGACGTCAAGGCCGTGATGAGGGGCTTTGCCATCGCCCTCATTCTTCAAATGCTGGTGTGCCTGTGGAACCGTTACGTCCTCGGAGGATTCCGGGTGATGGGCTGGTTCGAGCACCAGAATCCGATGTCCATGTGGTCCTACATGCTGGCGTTCCCCATCCTCGGCCTGGCCATTTCGAAGGAGACCTCCATGCGTGACGTGGTGCTCTGTTTTTGTGCGTTCGCCTCGGCCGGACTGGTGGTGGTGTTGTCCGTGTCGCGTGCCTCGTTGGCCGCGTTCGCGATCGGTTCGGTGATCGTGATGCTCGGCTCGTTCGTGCAGGGAATCACGGGACGGAGGGTGACGCTCAGTATCATTGGCGCGCTCGGGGGGATGGTGGTGATGGCGATCGCCGCGGACACCTTCATGGCGCGGATGGGAGTGGACAGCTCGCCGCAGAACGACCTCCGCTGGGCCCTCAACGAACAGTCCGCGGCGCTGCTCCGGGACCGGCCGCTGGTGGGAGTCGGCTGGAACAACTTCGGCCTGGCGAACAGCCGGCCGCTCGGCGTGAAATATTCGGAGATTCTCGAGCAATGGGAGCGTGAACGGGGGCGCTCGATCTATACGAAAAATTTCATGAGGAATCCGCTTACCGAAAGCCTTTACTGGCTCCTTCTCGCGGAAACCGGCCTGCTGGGTTTCTCCGCTTTCATGATATTCATCCTGGTGACCCTGTGGCACGGACTACGGGCCACGATTTGTTTCTGGAGGACCCCGCTCGGGCTGTTCTTCTTCGGCATGCTGGTGGCGCTCACGATCACCTATTTCCACGGACAGGTCGAACGGGTGCTGACCCAAACGAAAAATCTCACCACCTGGATCATGTTCTGTGGCATTCTTTCCCGCGCCGAATGGTGGCGGAGACGCGAAAAAGCCAGAGCGAAGGCATTGCAGAACAGTTAG
- a CDS encoding polysaccharide biosynthesis/export family protein, with protein sequence MARLLTPLLVLAWTLLMGASCTQTIPKSQFDARAQDKTVRNLQFTNVKVKRTVDPKLLIPPDEPYLLGPSDVLEIEIAEVTGTLARTFVMPDGMVYYNLAGGVRAEGLTQTQFAEKLREALKKDYTNPVVNVSLVEVRSRRYWILGRVFKPGLYPLRQPTTLLEAISGSGGLFTARLTGTTQELADLSNSVVIRDGDILPVNFDKLVREGDTSQNIYLRHNDYIYLPSATGSTVLLLGAVAAPQAVGYMDSLTLVDCIAQGKGPARDAYLDQVVIVRGTLDNPSASIVNLRAILTGKETDVLLQPGDTVWIPKRPLGLLETTVKLIFSDAARTITAGEGARAVGSDRNPAITLPLTQPPQP encoded by the coding sequence ATGGCCCGTCTCCTCACGCCTCTGCTCGTTCTCGCATGGACGCTCCTTATGGGAGCTTCCTGCACGCAGACCATTCCGAAATCCCAGTTTGATGCCCGCGCGCAGGACAAGACGGTCAGAAACCTGCAGTTCACCAACGTGAAGGTGAAGCGCACGGTCGATCCAAAACTGCTGATCCCGCCGGATGAACCCTATCTTCTGGGCCCCAGTGATGTGTTGGAAATCGAGATCGCGGAAGTCACGGGCACTCTCGCCCGCACCTTCGTCATGCCGGACGGCATGGTTTACTACAACCTCGCCGGAGGCGTCCGCGCCGAAGGTCTGACCCAGACGCAGTTCGCCGAAAAACTCCGCGAGGCGCTCAAGAAGGACTACACCAATCCGGTTGTGAACGTCAGTCTCGTGGAGGTCCGTTCACGGCGCTACTGGATTCTCGGCCGCGTTTTCAAGCCGGGCCTTTATCCGCTCCGCCAGCCCACAACATTGCTGGAGGCCATTTCCGGTTCCGGCGGACTCTTCACCGCCCGACTCACCGGCACGACCCAGGAGCTGGCGGACTTGTCGAACAGCGTGGTCATCCGGGACGGTGACATCCTGCCGGTCAACTTCGACAAACTCGTTCGTGAGGGCGACACCTCGCAGAACATCTATCTCCGGCACAACGACTACATCTATCTGCCATCCGCCACGGGCTCCACCGTTCTGTTGCTCGGTGCCGTGGCCGCACCACAGGCGGTCGGCTACATGGACTCGCTCACCTTGGTGGATTGTATCGCCCAAGGCAAGGGACCGGCCCGTGACGCCTATCTGGACCAGGTCGTCATCGTGCGCGGCACGCTGGACAATCCCAGCGCGTCGATCGTGAACCTCAGGGCCATTCTCACCGGTAAGGAGACCGATGTCCTGCTCCAGCCGGGCGACACCGTATGGATTCCGAAACGGCCTCTCGGCCTGTTGGAAACCACGGTGAAGCTCATCTTCTCCGACGCCGCGCGCACAATCACCGCAGGAGAAGGTGCCCGCGCTGTCGGCAGCGACCGGAACCCGGCCATCACCCTTCCCCTGACGCAGCCGCCACAACCGTGA